Sequence from the Deltaproteobacteria bacterium genome:
AAACATAAAGGAGGTTAAAGGTGAACGTCATTGTTTGCATGAAGCAGGTACCTGACACCGAGACTCTGATCAAAATTAAGTCCGATGGATCGGGGATCGTAACCGATGACATCAAGTATGTCATGAACCCGTATTGTGAGTTTGGTGTCGAAGAGGCTTTGAGGATCAAGGAAAAGTTCGGAGGGCAGGTCATCTTGGTAACCATGGGGCAGCAAAGAGCAGTGGAAACACTGCGCACGGGTTTGGCCATGGGAGCAGATCGTTCGATCCACTTGAATGATCCGGCTTTCGAAGGAGCAGACGGTTTTGCGACGGCCAAGGCACTCGCTGAGGCAATTCAGAAGGAAGCCTTCGACCTCATCCTCTGCGGGAAACAGGCAGTCGATGACGATATGGCTCAGGTAGGCCCTTCTCTGGCTGAATTCTTAAATCTGCCCCA
This genomic interval carries:
- a CDS encoding electron transfer flavoprotein subunit beta/FixA family protein, translated to MNVIVCMKQVPDTETLIKIKSDGSGIVTDDIKYVMNPYCEFGVEEALRIKEKFGGQVILVTMGQQRAVETLRTGLAMGADRSIHLNDPAFEGADGFATAKALAEAIQKEAFDLILCGKQAVDDDMAQVGPSLAEFLNLPHVTLITKLEISPDKKKAKVEREVEGGKEVIEVSLPAVFTCQKGLNEPRYASLPGIMKAKKKEVKPINQATLGLPADQVGAAGSKTKIMKYIPPPSRPPGKIISGEVIDAAKNLVKLLREEAKII